The following coding sequences lie in one Mesorhizobium sp. DCY119 genomic window:
- a CDS encoding DNA polymerase Y family protein — protein sequence MTRVVSLYFPTWPTDRQRRAMGQSAPSAETPIVMLGRQGNRRIVLAADVAARAAGLRVGIPASKAQVLVPGLLSFDLDPAGDAEALDRTALWSLRYAPIVAADPPDGLIIDTTGAEHLHGGEETMLEGLVSRMAASGIAARAAVAGTWGAAHACARFLARPTFVAPARQDAAMMRDLPIGALRLPPDIVEGLHALGFERVADVEAAPRASLTLRFGPELGRRLDQATGRRSEPFDPIRSPELVEVRRAFGEPIGAAETIARYTGKLVTALCEALEAEGLGARRLDLLLHRVDNRIEAIRVGTAVPVRDVKRLSRLLTDRIETVDPGFGIELMTLTATLAEPFGARQIISSLVEEPEPDIADLIDTLANRIGEQRLYRFSPVESDVPERSFRRVAATAPDDGTSWPGEWPRPPRLLAHPEPIETMALLPDHPPVWFSWRGIRRRVAHADGPERVFGEWWRRDAELIAVRDYFKVEDESGDRFWIYRAGDGEDPDTGSHKWFLHGVFA from the coding sequence ATGACAAGGGTCGTCTCGCTCTATTTTCCGACCTGGCCGACCGATCGTCAGCGGCGCGCAATGGGCCAGTCCGCGCCATCGGCTGAAACGCCGATCGTCATGCTCGGCCGGCAGGGAAACCGGCGGATCGTGCTGGCGGCCGATGTGGCGGCGCGCGCGGCGGGGCTGCGAGTCGGCATACCGGCGAGCAAGGCGCAGGTTCTTGTGCCTGGCCTCCTGAGTTTTGACCTGGATCCGGCAGGCGATGCCGAGGCGCTCGACAGAACGGCGCTCTGGTCGCTGCGCTATGCGCCGATCGTCGCCGCCGATCCGCCCGATGGCCTGATCATCGACACCACCGGCGCCGAGCATTTGCATGGTGGCGAGGAGACGATGCTCGAGGGGTTGGTGTCGCGCATGGCAGCGTCCGGCATAGCGGCCCGGGCGGCGGTGGCCGGCACGTGGGGCGCCGCCCACGCCTGTGCGCGTTTCCTGGCCAGACCCACCTTCGTCGCACCCGCGCGACAGGATGCGGCGATGATGCGCGATCTGCCGATCGGCGCCCTGCGTCTTCCTCCTGACATTGTCGAAGGCCTTCATGCGCTCGGCTTCGAGCGCGTGGCCGACGTCGAGGCGGCTCCGCGCGCCTCTCTCACCCTGCGCTTCGGGCCCGAGCTCGGCCGCCGTCTCGACCAGGCGACAGGCCGGCGCAGCGAACCCTTCGATCCCATCCGGTCTCCCGAACTCGTCGAGGTGCGCCGAGCCTTCGGCGAGCCCATCGGCGCCGCCGAGACCATCGCCCGCTATACCGGCAAGCTCGTCACAGCCCTCTGCGAAGCGCTTGAGGCCGAGGGGCTCGGCGCCCGCCGGCTCGACCTGCTGCTTCACCGCGTCGACAACCGCATCGAGGCCATTCGCGTCGGCACCGCCGTCCCGGTGCGCGACGTCAAGCGGCTGAGCCGGCTCCTCACCGACCGCATCGAAACAGTCGATCCCGGCTTCGGCATCGAGTTGATGACGCTGACCGCGACGCTCGCCGAGCCCTTCGGAGCCAGGCAGATCATCTCTTCGCTGGTCGAGGAACCGGAGCCCGACATCGCCGATCTCATCGACACGCTCGCCAATCGCATCGGCGAACAGCGGCTCTATCGGTTTTCCCCAGTCGAGAGCGACGTGCCCGAACGCTCGTTTCGCCGCGTAGCGGCGACCGCGCCCGATGACGGGACAAGCTGGCCGGGCGAATGGCCCCGCCCGCCGCGCCTGCTTGCGCATCCCGAACCCATCGAGACCATGGCCCTGCTGCCCGACCACCCGCCGGTCTGGTTCAGCTGGCGCGGTATCCGGCGTCGTGTCGCGCACGCCGACGGTCCCGAACGCGTGTTTGGCGAATGGTGGCGGCGCGATGCCGAACTGATCGCCGTCCGCGACTATTTTAAGGTCGAGGACGAGTCAGGCGATCGTTTCTGGATCTACCGCGCCGGCGATGGCGAAGATCCGGATACGGGCTCCCACAAGTGGTTCCTGCATGGGGTCTTCGCATGA
- a CDS encoding class I SAM-dependent methyltransferase: MVTSAMNDEQSNALLLAAYNQNWETFRSLNNLMWQIPLIAMTLTGGLWFGVSTVKDMPFFAAGLLFLAGCGNVGLMLTLRRLRYIMAQYLQWSKTTFAAGHVSAPGGPWFTGNETVRHIFQTLLGLAATTSFVLLVVTMTENTLPHGAPAGDQAIAYYDRHAEELADSYEGISFENTHPALASMLAGKPPMRILDVGAGTGRDAAALAQLGHHVVAVDPSANMLKLAQTLHRDTRIEWLSDALPGLNKVRGEPFDIVLLSAVWMHIPPSERAQALRRISALITPSGKIYISLRMGPGDPARGIWPVSSDEVDRLAATQGLTMTNLGAQPDLLGRAEVYWETLLVGR, from the coding sequence ATGGTAACCAGCGCGATGAACGATGAGCAATCAAATGCGCTGCTGCTGGCCGCCTATAATCAGAATTGGGAGACTTTCCGCTCCCTCAATAATCTGATGTGGCAAATTCCGCTGATTGCAATGACCCTGACAGGAGGACTCTGGTTCGGTGTCTCCACTGTCAAAGACATGCCCTTCTTTGCGGCCGGCCTATTGTTCCTCGCAGGTTGCGGGAACGTCGGCCTCATGCTGACGCTACGCCGCCTTCGTTACATCATGGCCCAGTACCTCCAATGGTCGAAGACAACGTTTGCAGCAGGCCATGTCTCTGCACCTGGTGGACCCTGGTTTACCGGGAACGAGACGGTTCGCCACATATTCCAAACGCTCCTCGGATTGGCGGCGACCACCAGCTTCGTGCTACTCGTTGTAACAATGACAGAGAACACCCTCCCCCATGGCGCGCCGGCCGGCGACCAGGCGATCGCCTATTATGACCGTCATGCGGAAGAACTCGCCGACAGCTATGAGGGCATCTCGTTCGAGAATACCCACCCAGCCCTGGCGAGTATGCTGGCAGGCAAGCCGCCAATGCGGATTTTGGATGTCGGTGCCGGCACCGGCCGCGATGCGGCGGCGCTCGCGCAGCTTGGCCATCACGTGGTTGCGGTTGATCCCTCCGCCAATATGCTGAAGTTGGCGCAAACCCTCCATCGAGATACACGTATAGAGTGGCTGTCGGACGCCCTCCCCGGCCTCAACAAGGTTCGGGGTGAGCCATTCGATATCGTGCTGTTGAGTGCGGTTTGGATGCACATCCCGCCCTCAGAACGGGCTCAAGCTCTTAGGCGGATTTCGGCACTGATCACGCCGTCGGGCAAGATCTATATCAGCCTCCGCATGGGGCCTGGTGATCCCGCCCGGGGTATCTGGCCGGTCAGTTCTGACGAAGTCGACAGGTTGGCCGCGACCCAGGGCCTCACGATGACTAATCTAGGAGCACAACCCGACCTGCTCGGTCGCGCCGAGGTCTACTGGGAGACACTACTCGTCGGCAGGTAA
- a CDS encoding GIY-YIG nuclease family protein: MAGKLDLVRSTKKLKGEFAAFHMDIGRWRRFKSRHKLQWQKVRFQKGSQALVPTERGIYVFTVELDPSKLPIHGYMMYVGITGHESKNANLRKRFGQYLGHQRNDTGRARIRFLLENWRNDLFFNFVPLPQANVDLEMMETAFISAVIPPVNRTDFDADLAPTIIAAF, translated from the coding sequence GTGGCAGGCAAGCTTGATCTGGTCAGGTCGACAAAGAAGCTGAAGGGCGAATTTGCGGCGTTCCACATGGACATAGGCCGTTGGCGTCGGTTCAAGAGTCGCCACAAGCTACAATGGCAAAAGGTGCGTTTCCAAAAAGGGAGCCAGGCTCTCGTGCCCACGGAGCGAGGAATTTACGTATTTACTGTCGAACTCGATCCCAGCAAGCTACCGATCCACGGATACATGATGTACGTCGGAATCACCGGGCACGAATCAAAGAATGCAAATCTCAGAAAGAGGTTCGGGCAGTATCTAGGCCACCAGCGGAACGACACAGGAAGGGCAAGAATCAGGTTCTTGTTGGAGAACTGGCGGAATGATCTGTTTTTTAATTTCGTACCCTTGCCGCAGGCGAACGTGGATCTAGAGATGATGGAGACAGCCTTCATCAGCGCCGTCATTCCTCCCGTCAACCGAACGGACTTCGACGCCGACCTTGCTCCCACTATCATAGCGGCCTTCTAA
- a CDS encoding HIT domain-containing protein — translation MTFNGDPAKPLPRGKARGERGGSTGYLRLRSFLNDSMSMSHVYQPLMIRTILAGGGAATRRQIAANFLAADLSQLEYYEQITRGYPTHTLKRHGIIEHSRGVYRFSQDIPVLNEWERASLMALCDAKVAEYVAQRQDAIWHHRSQNFDPIPGTLRYEVLKRAHGRCEACGISNQERALQVDHIIPRTRGGSNDLFNLQALCSVCNAQKLDRDTTDFHSARIAYALRDDSCPFCTLPGERIVAKNELILAIRDANPVTAGHTLLIPHRHVEDQTGLSQPEINALHALQTQIIGQLREEDTTISGFNFGSNAGAPAGQTIFHCHIHLIPRRIGDMENPRGGVRGVIPNRQVY, via the coding sequence ATGACTTTTAACGGCGATCCAGCAAAGCCGCTACCGCGAGGAAAAGCACGAGGTGAGCGCGGAGGGAGCACCGGCTATCTGCGGCTGCGCTCGTTCCTCAACGATTCCATGTCGATGAGCCATGTATATCAGCCTCTGATGATCAGGACGATCCTGGCCGGCGGCGGCGCGGCCACGCGCCGTCAGATTGCCGCCAACTTCCTCGCGGCGGACCTCAGCCAGCTCGAATACTATGAGCAGATTACCAGAGGCTATCCGACTCATACGCTCAAGCGTCATGGCATCATCGAGCACAGCCGGGGCGTCTATCGCTTCTCCCAAGATATCCCCGTGCTCAACGAGTGGGAGCGTGCATCGCTGATGGCGTTGTGTGATGCCAAGGTCGCTGAATATGTCGCCCAGCGTCAGGACGCCATCTGGCATCATCGCTCGCAGAATTTCGACCCCATTCCCGGTACCCTCCGTTACGAAGTCCTCAAGCGAGCGCATGGGCGATGCGAGGCGTGCGGTATCAGCAATCAGGAGCGAGCGCTCCAAGTTGACCATATCATCCCCCGCACTAGAGGTGGGTCGAATGATCTGTTCAATCTGCAGGCTTTGTGTAGCGTCTGTAATGCGCAGAAGCTCGATCGAGATACTACGGACTTCCATTCCGCGCGCATCGCTTACGCGCTGCGCGACGACAGCTGTCCGTTCTGTACCTTGCCCGGCGAGCGGATAGTAGCCAAGAACGAACTCATCCTTGCGATCCGTGATGCCAATCCAGTTACTGCAGGCCACACACTGCTAATCCCGCATCGTCATGTTGAAGATCAGACGGGCCTATCGCAGCCTGAGATCAATGCTCTGCATGCGCTCCAGACGCAAATTATCGGTCAGCTTAGGGAGGAGGACACTACAATCAGCGGATTCAACTTCGGCAGCAACGCCGGCGCACCAGCCGGTCAGACGATTTTCCACTGCCACATTCATCTCATCCCGAGGCGAATTGGGGACATGGAGAACCCGAGGGGTGGCGTTCGTGGGGTAATCCCTAACCGTCAGGTATACTAG
- a CDS encoding DGQHR domain-containing protein: MPGSLTLAALRGSFGTWVYYVCIVPVAEIGARVRYAEEIHPDKALSALIQRRLTGKRAKHIAEYLSNTPDRFFNSLVLATYGGSPEWLEIGNFRAPSDPSRLRLLSEQAQEGIGFLMLSGKERIFALDGQHRLAGIRQATSEDLDFGDDTLPVVLVAHRNDAAGRRRTRRLFTTLNKTAVPVQKLDIIALDEDDAMAIVARRLVENDSAFRDPRTAVISSLSMPVANKTALMTIATLYDVLKILFLHEIGKRSDRTLRFNRPPDARLDHFHELATDYFSALATAFKAVADVRTAEDPRAVTRKHRSASGGHILFRSIGLENFTRTVVAFADERELTIPQAVAKLRAMPVDISAPPYRGVIWDPARGVIVPRGKPLLRRLMFHMAGLGSDSKLLADYKEVAGTRVRLPAKIA, encoded by the coding sequence ATGCCGGGCTCGCTCACCCTCGCGGCGCTCAGGGGTTCCTTCGGAACCTGGGTTTACTATGTCTGCATCGTCCCTGTCGCAGAAATTGGTGCCCGCGTGCGCTACGCCGAGGAGATTCATCCCGACAAAGCTCTGTCAGCGCTCATCCAACGCCGCCTGACCGGCAAGCGGGCAAAGCATATCGCCGAATACTTGTCGAATACGCCTGACCGGTTCTTCAACTCACTGGTCCTCGCCACATATGGCGGATCCCCGGAATGGCTGGAAATCGGTAATTTCCGGGCGCCAAGCGACCCGTCGCGCCTGCGGTTGCTATCGGAGCAAGCCCAGGAGGGAATTGGATTCCTGATGCTCTCGGGAAAGGAACGCATTTTCGCCCTGGACGGACAGCATCGCCTCGCCGGAATTCGCCAAGCAACTAGTGAGGACCTGGACTTCGGCGACGACACCCTCCCTGTGGTCCTAGTGGCACATCGCAACGATGCCGCCGGCAGGCGAAGAACGCGTCGGTTGTTCACTACGCTCAACAAGACTGCTGTACCGGTGCAGAAGCTCGACATCATTGCACTCGACGAGGATGACGCGATGGCGATCGTAGCCCGGCGTCTAGTTGAGAATGATTCCGCCTTCCGGGATCCGCGCACGGCAGTGATTTCAAGCCTGAGCATGCCCGTCGCGAACAAAACCGCCTTGATGACGATCGCCACGCTCTACGACGTCCTCAAGATTTTGTTCCTTCATGAGATCGGAAAGCGGTCTGATAGGACATTACGCTTCAATCGCCCGCCCGATGCCCGGCTGGATCATTTCCACGAGCTGGCGACCGACTACTTTTCCGCGCTGGCCACGGCATTCAAAGCGGTGGCAGATGTGAGGACGGCCGAAGACCCCAGAGCGGTCACGAGGAAGCACCGTAGTGCGAGCGGAGGGCATATCCTTTTCCGCTCCATCGGGCTCGAGAACTTCACCCGGACTGTTGTCGCCTTTGCCGATGAGCGTGAACTCACTATCCCGCAGGCAGTCGCGAAGCTAAGAGCAATGCCAGTGGACATTTCAGCCCCGCCATACCGTGGGGTAATCTGGGATCCAGCGCGTGGCGTGATAGTTCCCCGTGGCAAGCCGCTCTTGCGGCGGCTAATGTTCCACATGGCCGGTCTCGGCAGCGACTCGAAGTTGCTGGCCGACTACAAGGAGGTCGCCGGAACGAGAGTGCGGCTGCCGGCCAAGATAGCATGA
- a CDS encoding ImuA family protein, whose protein sequence is MGQPAASPAIAALRERIARLEGGPARNRATLPFGVPSIDKALPGGGLALGALHEVAGGRNGAIDGAAAALFAAGVAARTKRKVLWCVTRQDLFAPALAQAGLLPGRVVYFEAGDEASVLTCFEEGLRHGGLGAVVAELARLSMAASRRLQLAAETSGAIGIAIRRWRRQIEATDFGQPTAAVSRWRVTALPSRPLPVPGVGRARWQLELIRVRAGESADFEVEACDDKGRLALFSDLADRSSAARNGPVRAIG, encoded by the coding sequence ATGGGTCAGCCCGCCGCCAGCCCTGCTATCGCTGCGCTTCGTGAGCGAATCGCACGCCTCGAAGGCGGGCCGGCGCGCAACCGCGCGACGCTTCCGTTCGGCGTTCCCTCGATCGACAAGGCCCTGCCGGGAGGCGGGCTGGCGCTCGGTGCATTGCATGAGGTCGCGGGCGGCCGCAACGGGGCGATCGATGGCGCAGCGGCAGCGCTGTTTGCCGCCGGCGTCGCCGCGCGCACGAAACGCAAAGTGCTCTGGTGTGTCACCCGGCAGGATCTCTTCGCCCCTGCCCTCGCCCAGGCCGGACTGCTGCCCGGCCGCGTCGTCTATTTCGAGGCCGGTGACGAAGCCTCGGTGCTCACCTGCTTCGAGGAAGGTCTTCGCCATGGCGGCTTAGGAGCCGTCGTCGCCGAGCTGGCGCGCTTGTCCATGGCGGCGTCCCGCCGGCTGCAACTGGCCGCCGAGACGTCCGGCGCTATCGGTATCGCCATCCGCCGCTGGCGTCGACAGATCGAGGCGACCGATTTTGGACAACCGACCGCCGCGGTCAGCCGCTGGCGCGTGACCGCCCTTCCCTCCCGCCCCTTGCCAGTCCCCGGCGTTGGCCGCGCACGCTGGCAGCTTGAACTGATCCGGGTGCGGGCTGGAGAGAGCGCCGATTTTGAAGTGGAGGCCTGCGATGACAAGGGTCGTCTCGCTCTATTTTCCGACCTGGCCGACCGATCGTCAGCGGCGCGCAATGGGCCAGTCCGCGCCATCGGCTGA
- the dndB gene encoding DNA sulfur modification protein DndB, whose product MDGNSLEFTAIRGVQAGSSYYVIMVPLKVVPRLFKFDDEAMPAELRAQRVLNKARVPAIANYITGNSSEYILSSLCASIDGEIEFEPAATEGPLRKVGQLRIDMGATILINDGQHRRAAIEEAVRERPTLGDETISVVVFVDKGLTRSQQMFADLNIHAVRPTRSIKILYNHRDALSGLSREVVRSIPLLRDFTCYDGTSISNRSIKFFTLSSLHQATGELIGKSKSGTINADDKALSIAFWNAVIAQMPDWQRVGSREVSSFELRRDYIHAHGVAVLAIAKAGSQLIKAHPRDWAKRLAKLRTIDWARANRTLWDNRALVAGKVNKSKNNVTLVTNVIVRALGLPLSQEGQRVEDLYAPTGNAQLKAAS is encoded by the coding sequence ATGGACGGCAACAGCCTAGAATTTACTGCCATTCGGGGCGTGCAGGCAGGCAGCTCCTACTACGTGATCATGGTGCCACTCAAGGTGGTTCCGCGCCTCTTCAAGTTCGATGATGAGGCGATGCCGGCCGAGTTGCGCGCGCAACGCGTCCTGAACAAGGCTCGTGTCCCGGCGATCGCCAACTACATCACGGGGAATTCGAGCGAGTATATCCTCTCCTCGCTCTGTGCATCGATCGATGGAGAGATCGAGTTTGAGCCAGCCGCAACCGAAGGTCCTTTGCGCAAGGTAGGCCAGCTTCGAATCGACATGGGTGCGACGATCCTAATCAATGACGGTCAGCACCGACGCGCAGCCATCGAGGAAGCGGTCCGCGAACGCCCGACGCTCGGCGACGAGACCATCTCGGTCGTCGTGTTCGTCGACAAGGGTTTGACCCGCTCGCAGCAGATGTTCGCCGATCTTAACATCCACGCGGTCCGTCCGACGCGCTCGATCAAGATCCTGTACAATCACCGTGACGCCCTGTCCGGTCTGTCGCGCGAGGTCGTCAGATCCATCCCGCTGCTACGGGATTTCACTTGTTACGACGGTACAAGCATTTCCAACCGCTCGATTAAGTTCTTCACGCTGAGCAGCCTGCATCAGGCGACCGGCGAGCTGATTGGCAAGTCGAAGTCGGGGACAATCAACGCAGACGACAAGGCGCTATCTATCGCATTCTGGAACGCGGTCATCGCGCAAATGCCTGACTGGCAGCGTGTCGGGTCGCGCGAAGTTTCTTCATTCGAGCTGCGCCGCGACTATATCCATGCGCATGGTGTCGCAGTGCTGGCGATCGCGAAGGCCGGGTCGCAGCTGATCAAGGCGCATCCGCGAGACTGGGCAAAGCGCTTGGCCAAGCTGCGTACAATCGACTGGGCCCGGGCCAATCGCACGCTGTGGGACAACCGCGCGCTTGTGGCCGGCAAGGTCAACAAATCGAAGAACAATGTGACCCTAGTGACCAACGTGATCGTGCGCGCCTTGGGTCTGCCGCTCAGTCAGGAAGGTCAACGCGTTGAAGATCTCTACGCACCGACGGGAAATGCTCAGTTGAAGGCGGCTAGCTGA